The following are encoded in a window of Terriglobales bacterium genomic DNA:
- a CDS encoding dipeptidase, which yields MNSPTAVTYARDNQQRFLSELKELLRIPSISTLPEHKGDILRTAELIATHLRNIGMEHVEVIPTAGHPLVYADWLKAAGKPTVLCYGHYDVQPPDPLNEWHTPPFEPTERNQNLYARGAVDDKGQMYMHVKALESLMKTGGGKLPINVRLLIEGEEEVGGESIAKFVRESSDRLKADVALVSDTEMFAPDLPTLCVGLRGMVYTELEATGAMTDLHSGMYGGAAPNPFDALARLIVKLKDEKGKILIPGFYDRVGKPSADELKAWGSLPFDVEHFRKTEVGSKELTGESEFSVLERVWARPTLEVHGMPGGFIGAGAKTVIPARASAKISMRLVPDQHPAEIFKLYSDFVQKNVPKGISVNIKQFSIADPIVIKTDNRFVRASTQAMKEVFNKDTVFIRSGGSIPIVADFEKHLKIPSVMMGFGLPDDNLHAPNEKFHIPNFYRGIESIIRFFQKVGEA from the coding sequence TTGAATTCTCCCACTGCTGTTACCTACGCCCGCGATAATCAGCAACGTTTTTTGAGTGAACTGAAGGAGCTGTTACGCATCCCCAGCATCAGCACGCTGCCGGAGCATAAAGGAGATATTCTCCGCACAGCCGAACTCATTGCCACACATCTGCGCAATATTGGAATGGAACATGTGGAAGTGATTCCCACCGCAGGCCATCCCTTGGTTTACGCTGACTGGCTCAAAGCCGCGGGCAAGCCTACCGTGCTCTGCTATGGGCACTACGACGTGCAGCCGCCTGATCCGCTGAATGAATGGCACACGCCGCCTTTTGAGCCCACCGAGCGCAACCAGAACCTCTACGCTCGCGGCGCCGTGGATGACAAAGGCCAGATGTACATGCACGTCAAGGCGCTGGAGTCGCTGATGAAAACCGGCGGCGGCAAGCTTCCGATCAATGTACGCCTGCTGATTGAAGGCGAAGAAGAGGTCGGCGGAGAATCCATTGCCAAGTTTGTGCGTGAGAGTAGCGACAGGCTGAAAGCGGACGTTGCGCTGGTCTCAGACACCGAGATGTTTGCCCCCGATCTGCCTACACTGTGCGTCGGCCTGCGCGGCATGGTGTATACCGAACTCGAAGCCACTGGAGCAATGACCGACCTGCATTCCGGCATGTACGGTGGAGCAGCCCCGAATCCATTCGATGCGCTGGCAAGATTGATTGTGAAATTGAAAGACGAGAAGGGGAAGATTCTGATCCCTGGTTTTTATGATCGCGTAGGAAAGCCCAGCGCAGATGAGCTGAAGGCGTGGGGCTCGCTCCCCTTCGACGTGGAGCACTTCCGCAAGACGGAAGTCGGCTCCAAAGAACTGACCGGTGAATCGGAATTCTCCGTGCTGGAGCGCGTTTGGGCACGTCCCACGCTCGAAGTCCATGGCATGCCGGGCGGATTCATTGGTGCAGGGGCCAAGACCGTGATCCCGGCACGCGCCTCCGCTAAAATTTCCATGCGCCTGGTTCCCGACCAGCATCCCGCTGAAATCTTCAAGCTCTACAGCGACTTCGTGCAAAAGAATGTTCCCAAGGGAATTTCCGTCAACATCAAGCAATTCAGCATTGCCGATCCCATTGTCATTAAGACCGATAATAGGTTTGTGCGGGCTTCAACTCAGGCCATGAAAGAGGTATTCAATAAAGATACGGTCTTTATTCGGTCTGGTGGCTCGATCCCCATCGTGGCAGATTTTGAGAAGCACCTGAAAATTCCCAGTGTGATGATGGGCTTCGGCTTGCCGGATGACAACCTGCACGCTCCCAACGAGAAATTCCACATCCCGAATTTCTATCGCGGCATCGAATCCATTATTCGCTTTTTCCAGAAGGTGGGCGAAGCGTAA
- the yacG gene encoding DNA gyrase inhibitor YacG has protein sequence MAKKTRSLRCPICKKIVLYSEPEFPFCSERCRTIDLGKWASGAYVISTPVNDPEELINAETAAERKRQALEDEELPHNPNERKIQ, from the coding sequence ATGGCGAAGAAAACTCGCAGCCTGCGCTGCCCGATTTGCAAAAAGATTGTTCTGTATTCCGAACCAGAGTTCCCTTTTTGCAGTGAACGCTGCCGGACCATTGATTTAGGCAAATGGGCCAGTGGTGCATATGTAATTTCCACACCGGTTAACGACCCGGAAGAGCTGATCAACGCCGAGACAGCAGCAGAAAGAAAACGGCAGGCGCTGGAAGACGAGGAGCTACCGCACAATCCGAATGAACGCAAGATCCAGTGA
- the thiO gene encoding glycine oxidase ThiO codes for MTEMKSWDAIILGGGIIGLSLARELRRHGASVLIIERSEPGREASYAAAGMLAPWGGDLPPSLQSLAEISARMYPEFVAEVEDESGHKVDLRDQGAIVFFSDHEHSQLPEGAMPLAAEELGKLEPHISASDRAFRLEERSVDPRALAAASFQAARHHNVDVVSGSPVTQITRESSGLSVHTTHSHYPAAWVVNCCGAWAGEIKVQGTDSCNVPVHPVKGQMLSVVAPQATLQRVVRTPEVYLVPRSDGRILIGATVEEAGFDKRVDPADIRLLRQEATKFVPQLGEARMLEAWAGLRPSTPDDLPILSATETPGYFVATGHFRNGILLAPITAQLMGELVRGSQPELDISSFALARFQK; via the coding sequence ATGACAGAGATGAAATCCTGGGACGCAATCATTCTGGGCGGAGGCATTATTGGGCTGTCGCTCGCGCGTGAACTGCGCCGCCACGGCGCAAGCGTGCTGATCATCGAGCGCAGCGAACCCGGCCGCGAAGCTTCATATGCCGCTGCCGGCATGCTGGCGCCCTGGGGAGGCGACCTGCCACCGAGCCTGCAAAGTCTGGCTGAGATTAGTGCGCGTATGTATCCGGAATTTGTTGCCGAGGTCGAGGACGAATCCGGCCACAAGGTGGATCTGCGCGACCAGGGGGCGATTGTCTTCTTTTCCGACCACGAACATAGCCAACTGCCCGAAGGAGCTATGCCTCTGGCAGCAGAGGAGCTCGGTAAGTTGGAGCCGCATATTTCCGCGAGCGACCGGGCGTTCCGGTTGGAGGAACGCAGTGTTGATCCTCGTGCGCTGGCGGCAGCATCGTTCCAGGCCGCCAGACATCACAACGTGGATGTTGTCTCCGGCTCCCCGGTTACGCAGATTACGCGTGAAAGCAGCGGATTGTCTGTTCACACAACACACAGCCATTACCCCGCAGCATGGGTTGTAAATTGCTGCGGTGCATGGGCAGGAGAGATCAAAGTTCAGGGGACAGATTCATGCAATGTTCCCGTGCATCCGGTCAAAGGACAGATGCTGAGTGTTGTTGCACCACAGGCAACGTTGCAGCGCGTGGTGCGCACGCCAGAAGTTTATCTGGTGCCGCGCAGTGATGGACGCATCCTGATTGGGGCCACGGTAGAAGAGGCCGGCTTCGACAAACGGGTTGACCCGGCGGACATCCGGCTGCTGCGTCAGGAGGCAACGAAGTTTGTGCCACAACTCGGCGAAGCCAGGATGCTGGAGGCTTGGGCCGGGCTGAGACCTTCGACGCCCGATGATCTCCCTATTTTGAGCGCCACTGAAACCCCCGGTTACTTCGTGGCCACCGGACACTTCCGCAATGGAATTCTGCTGGCGCCGATCACCGCGCAACTCATGGGTGAGCTTGTGCGTGGATCGCAACCGGAGCTGGATATTTCCAGCTTCGCGCTGGCGCGATTTCAAAAGTGA
- a CDS encoding zinc ribbon domain-containing protein — MKCSDCGYEKNPQSARFCVGCGRHLVEVRETRIEIMQSVGEVAEAGRATALQVEKMTGNVTMNVVQLNLSPEILARLAAISTEVQASSTRPGQTTATGTTATAEGAEKKAHQEKDRESVHDVISELLKVAEAEGTQAINVGGVQTSRAELLLKKAVLLKTDAEQLMLDSAIAIAKAQQMGQPPPPAAYDERAFSAKFKEAYSLLDEAHKLDAGNTEVMLHMVQILTTTRPDDTQEAQRLLFRIQSLLNPPKDETEKFRLAQAKFLQGVLPGSPHPPSIQAARAMFEQLGRVDWVQQCDFVLQQTAPQAMVGQAPGALAVFQPVGRWQVRANDGSVALVEIYPNGSFASTLQGGVYGYGAQSAGQWGFIPANNFLRFQGLVNGFMPFDLGMAIQGQQNGMYMATGTDSKMYFFQRLA; from the coding sequence ATGAAGTGTTCCGACTGCGGCTACGAAAAGAATCCCCAGTCTGCGCGTTTCTGCGTGGGCTGCGGCCGGCACTTGGTCGAGGTCCGCGAGACCCGCATCGAGATCATGCAGTCGGTGGGCGAGGTCGCTGAAGCCGGCCGGGCCACAGCCTTGCAGGTGGAAAAGATGACGGGCAACGTTACCATGAACGTTGTTCAGTTAAACTTGTCGCCAGAAATTCTTGCCAGGCTTGCCGCCATTTCTACAGAGGTGCAAGCCTCCTCGACCCGCCCCGGCCAGACGACAGCAACCGGAACAACCGCTACGGCAGAAGGCGCAGAAAAGAAAGCACATCAGGAGAAAGACCGCGAGTCCGTGCACGACGTGATCAGCGAACTGCTGAAGGTTGCTGAAGCCGAAGGGACACAAGCCATCAACGTGGGCGGAGTGCAGACCTCGCGCGCGGAGCTGCTGCTGAAAAAAGCTGTCCTGCTGAAGACCGACGCCGAACAGCTCATGCTCGATAGCGCCATCGCTATCGCCAAAGCCCAGCAGATGGGGCAGCCGCCCCCTCCTGCGGCATATGATGAGCGGGCCTTTAGCGCCAAATTCAAAGAGGCGTATTCCCTGCTGGACGAGGCGCACAAGCTTGATGCGGGCAATACCGAAGTCATGCTGCACATGGTACAGATTCTGACTACGACCCGACCGGACGACACACAAGAAGCGCAGCGGTTATTGTTTCGAATTCAGAGCTTGCTCAATCCTCCTAAAGACGAAACGGAGAAGTTTCGGCTTGCCCAAGCCAAATTTCTTCAAGGCGTGCTGCCTGGAAGCCCTCACCCGCCCTCGATCCAGGCTGCCCGTGCCATGTTCGAACAGCTTGGACGTGTGGATTGGGTACAGCAGTGCGACTTCGTTCTGCAACAAACTGCGCCGCAAGCAATGGTGGGGCAGGCGCCGGGCGCACTCGCTGTTTTTCAGCCCGTAGGCCGATGGCAGGTCAGGGCCAATGATGGAAGCGTGGCGTTGGTGGAAATCTATCCTAACGGCAGCTTCGCCAGCACCTTGCAGGGCGGCGTTTACGGATACGGCGCGCAGTCAGCCGGACAATGGGGCTTTATCCCGGCAAATAATTTTCTGCGCTTCCAAGGGCTGGTGAACGGCTTCATGCCGTTTGATCTCGGCATGGCCATCCAGGGTCAGCAAAACGGCATGTACATGGCGACAGGCACAGACAGCAAAATGTATTTCTTCCAGCGGCTCGCGTGA
- a CDS encoding YetF domain-containing protein — MWPGTWHGVLEVVIRTGVIYLFVLVGVRLSGKREVGQMTPFDLTLLLLLSNAVQNAMVGPDNSLLGGIIAAATLLTLNFLVAELSGVNRRFRKFVQGSPTLLVHNGQLIPAHMARERVTFDELERSMREHGISCIQEISLAVLEVDGSISILKYDDVPASHVSAHPRLRFLQKHQ; from the coding sequence ATGTGGCCGGGAACCTGGCACGGTGTACTAGAAGTTGTCATCCGCACAGGGGTGATATATCTCTTTGTTCTGGTGGGCGTCCGTCTGAGCGGGAAACGCGAAGTAGGACAGATGACGCCCTTCGATCTGACGCTGCTCCTGTTGTTGAGCAACGCTGTGCAGAATGCCATGGTCGGGCCCGATAACTCTCTCCTGGGTGGGATCATTGCAGCCGCCACGCTGCTTACGTTGAATTTTCTTGTGGCTGAACTGTCAGGGGTCAACCGCCGTTTCCGAAAATTTGTGCAGGGATCACCGACTTTGCTGGTGCACAACGGCCAACTGATCCCTGCTCACATGGCGCGCGAGCGCGTTACCTTCGACGAATTGGAGCGCTCCATGCGCGAGCACGGGATAAGCTGCATCCAGGAGATTTCCCTGGCCGTGCTCGAAGTGGATGGTTCGATCAGCATTCTCAAGTACGACGATGTTCCCGCCAGCCACGTGTCCGCGCATCCGCGGCTCAGGTTCCTGCAAAAGCATCAGTAA
- a CDS encoding phosphatidylglycerophosphatase A: MNARSSESEVEEQEQEPRTTFAWLLGTFFGIGFLQPGSGTWASLCTAALWWAVGYFFIPGGLQWLYTTVAACVVIMVGIPVSSIVARESGIKDPGHVVIDEVAGQLISMILVPLRWQYVLASFILFRGFDILKPPPVRQLEKLPEGTGIMIDDVGAGIYANIVLQVLIHFRILH, translated from the coding sequence ATGAACGCAAGATCCAGTGAGTCAGAGGTTGAAGAGCAGGAACAGGAGCCGCGCACAACTTTCGCGTGGCTGCTGGGAACTTTTTTTGGCATCGGATTCCTTCAGCCCGGTTCTGGCACGTGGGCTTCCCTGTGCACAGCAGCGCTCTGGTGGGCAGTGGGGTATTTTTTTATCCCAGGTGGATTGCAATGGCTCTACACCACGGTTGCGGCCTGCGTAGTGATCATGGTTGGGATACCGGTTTCTTCCATTGTGGCCCGGGAAAGCGGCATCAAAGACCCCGGTCACGTGGTGATTGATGAAGTCGCCGGTCAACTGATCTCCATGATCCTGGTGCCGCTGCGTTGGCAATATGTTTTGGCGAGTTTTATACTCTTTCGTGGATTCGATATTCTGAAGCCACCGCCAGTGCGTCAACTGGAAAAATTGCCGGAGGGTACCGGCATCATGATCGACGATGTGGGCGCAGGAATTTATGCGAACATCGTATTGCAGGTGCTGATTCACTTTCGGATTTTGCATTAA